The genomic stretch CTATTCCGATCCGGCTACGTTTAACGGCCGGGTGGACCTGCGTCCGTTCTTCCTTGAGCAGGCCGTGGCTGCCACGAACCACAGGTTCGGCGACCACACGCCGCTGCTTGACAGGGTGATCTAATCGGATGCGGGTGATCTCACCCGCGCATAGTAAAGCCGGGGTATCGTCGATACCCCGGCTTTACTATGAGAGAGGTTAGTCGTTCGACGCGAAAATTGCGAGGATACGCAGCACCTCAACGTAGATCCACAGGATCGTCATGACGATAGCGATACCGGTGGTCCAGGCGAACTCCTTGGGAGCACCGTTGACGATCGCCGTGTTGATGTCTTCAAAATCGGCGATGAGCACGTAGGCAGCCACGAGGATCATGACTGCGCCGAGCACCACGCCGAGCGGGATACCTGCGATCTCGTATCCGCGTGCGCCCCAGGCTTGGTTGTCGAAAACACCCAGAACCATGAGGAGGATGTTGACGAGCGAGAAGACCAGGTAGCCGAGCATGACGGCCAGAACAATTTTGCGCCCCTTTGATGACGTGCGCACCGCGCCCGAATAGTGCAGGGCCACGGTCACGCCCACGATGATCGCGGTGGCCAGGATCGTCTGGAATGCGATACCCGGGAAAATGAGCTCGAAAGCCGCGGTAATCCCGCCGAGCGCCACGCCTTCCATCACGGCGTAAGCGATGGCTAGGCCCGGTTTGACCATGCGCTGGAACGCGAGGATAAGGCCAACGACGAACGCGACGACCGTGGCGCCCACGGCCACCGGGGTCCACAGGGTCGGAGGCAAGAGCACTGCCGTGGCCACACCAGAGATGACGGTCAGCCCAAGCAAGATAGCAATCTTGTTAAGAGCGTCCTGGTACGTCATGCGCTCTACGGGCGCGGAGAAGGCCTGAGCGCCGTATGGTTGGCCACCGAACTGCTGGCCGCCGAACTGCTGACCGCCGTGTTGCTGACCCGCGTACGGATCACCGCCGTACGGTTGACCGCCGTATGGTTGGCCACCATACTGTTGACCGCCATACGGCTGGCCGCCATATGGTTGTTCCCCGTAAGGCTGGCCGGTGTACTGTTGCGGCGCCTGGTTGGGGCGCTGCTGACCCGTCTTGAAATACGGGTTGTTACTGATAATCGGATTGCTCATAGGAGCCTCCTGGATTGTTTAGGATCACAACTTACTCGTGTCTCATCCTAACGGAGCCGTAAGTTAAGGCAAGAGTACGCGCTACGTTTTCCGCGCTAGGAAAAAAGTCCCAGCCTCCGCCTTGTGGGTGCCCGCACTGTGATGTTCTCAGGCTACGGGGCTGAGTGGCTTCAACAGAAAATCCCGCCCGAGTATGACCGCCCTCACCTGCGCGGACTTCTACGATCGAAATTAAAGCACTACACAGGGAGGTTCCCATGATCACCGTCGAAAATCTGACGAAGGATTATGGCAAAACACGCGCCGTTGACAATCTTTCGTTTTCTTTGCGCCCGGGAGCCGTGACGGGCTTTCTTGGCCCGAACGGCTCCGGTAAATCCACCACGATGCGCTGTATCGTTGGCCTTGACCGCCCCACGAGCGGCCGGGTTCTCATCCGCGGAGTGGAGTACGGCAAGCTTCGTTCTCCGCTGACCATGGTCGGCGCCCTGCTGGACGGCAAGGCATTCCACCCCGGTCGTACGGCACGCCAGCACTTGCAGATCGTTGCAGCCACGCACGGTTTCCCGAAAGGCCGCGTGGACGAAGTGATCGCCATGACCGGCCTAGCCTCCGTGGCGAAGAAGAAGATTGGCGGCTTTTCGCTCGGCATGGGCCAGCGCCTTGGCATCGCGACGGCGTTGCTCGGCGATCCCCAAGTTTTGATTTTCGACGAGCCCGTCAACGGCCTTGATCCCGACGGCGTACGCTGGGTACGTCACATGATGCGCGAGCTAGCTCGCGAAGGGCGCACGGTTCTCGTCTCCTCGCACCTGATGAGCGAGATGTCGCAGACCGCCGATGATCTCATCATTATCGGCCGCGGCCGTTTCATCGACGCCGGCCCGATCACCCGGTTCACCGAATCGGATCGCGGCGTGCGGGTCCGGGTGCAAGGCCCGGACATGGCAGCGCTCCACGCCGCCCTGACCGAGGCGAACTGGCAGGTGACCAACCTTCCGGCGTCGAACTCCTTCCCCACCGGAGCTTTCGAAGTGCCGGGCGCCCAACGCGAACAGATCGGCAACCTCCTCTACACCAAGGGCCTGGAAGTCCACGAGCTGACTGAGATTCATTCCTCGCTCGAGGACGTCTTTATGGAGCTGACCTCCGGCGCCGTCGAGTTTAATGCCGGCGGCCCCGCCCAGTTCGGACCGCACAACGGCCCCACCAACTTCGGACCGCACAACTAGGAGTTAACGATGACCACCGAACAAGCACTCGCAACTTTCGCCGGCCGCTTCGGCGCCAGCACGTTCCGCCCCACGTTTGGCCGCTCGTTCGTGAGCGAAATGAAGAAGCTGAACACGCGCGCCATCACGATCACGTGCGCACTCGCGCTCGTCATGTATTTGAGCATCCAAACCTTGTCCGCTACCCGCGGCAACGTCCCGTACACCACATCGGATTCGATCGTGGGTGGCACCTCGCTCATCATGCTCTTCGTCATCATTATCGGCAGCCTTGCCGTCACCAGCGAGTACTCGCACAACACGATGCGCACCACCGCACTCGCCGACTCGAACCGCACCCGGGCCTTCTTTGCGAAGATGTCCGCCTCGGCCACGGTCAGCGCATTGCTCACACTCACACTTATCGTGTTCAGCGCGCTCATCCAGACGTTGGCACCACCCCGGTTCGACGCGCTCGACGAAGGCTGGCGCCCCTACATCGCCATGTTCCTCTGCCTCGTCATGGTTTCGATCATGGCAACCGCCTTCGGATATATTCTGCGTTCGACCGCGGGCACGATCTCACTCATGGTGGGTTTGCTCTACGTCATCGACCTGTTCAGAGTCATCCCTATGGATTTCTTCCGCGAGGTCTACCCGCAGATCACGCCCTCGGGCCTGCTGCAGATGGGGATTATGCGCTACACCGACATCCCTGAAGAGCTACGGCTGTTTACCGAACCGTGGATTGCCGTCGCGATCTTCGCAGCTTACACGACCGTCGTCGTGGTTCTCGGCTGGCTCGCATACCGTAGGCGCGACATCTAAGCGGTCACCGTTCTGACACCCGTACGTTCGAACTTGTTCCACTTGCTCTCCACGCCCCTGATCTCTGCGATCAGGCCCGCAAGGGCGACGCAGGATAGGAAGATCGAGAACGGCAACAGTAGCGGAATGACCCACAGGAAGGCGAAGCGATCCCAGGCACGATCGAGGATCAGTGCGATCACGATGTTAACCAGGGTGACGCTCACACCGGCCACCACCCATAGGCTGGGCAAGGTGGCCGTCCAGTCTCCAAAGTCGGCGATTCCCACGGCCACTAAGATGGGCAGCCCGATCAGTGCAAGAAGCTGCAGAATCGGCTGGACGAGCTGCAAGAGCAAATTGATCGGCAGGTAAAGGTGGAACATTGATGCCGACGGGCGGAAGAACTCACGCCAGTGCAGGCGCGTGGTCTGAATAAGGCCGCGCGTCCACCGCACGCGTTGCTTCCACAAGGAGCGCAGGTTGTCTGGCACTTCGGCGAGCACGACGGCGTCGGGCGCGAATTCAACCTCGTAGCCGGCCTCTTGTACGCGCCACGTGAGCTCGAGGTCTTCGCCGAGCGTGTCCTCGCGCAGGCCGCCAATTTGGCGGATGACCGACGCGCGGAAAGCACCCGAGTTGCCCGCCACGATCGGGAGCATGCCGAGCAGGGCGAGCCCACGGCGTGCGAGCCCGGTTCCCGTGTGCGTCATCAACGCCAAAATTTTCGTTAGCACGTTGTGCGTGTTGATCGGCTGATCGTTTCCGCACACGGCGCCCACGTTCTTGTGCCGGAACCCGGCAAGCATGTTCGGGATCGTGTGCTTGGTGAACACGCCGTCGGCGTCGACGAACACCAAAATCTCCCCTGTTGCGTGCCGGATGCCCTCGTTGAGCGCTGATCCTTTACCGCCGTTCGGCTTATTAATAATGATCGCCCGATTCTCGTAACCGGCCAGGATCTCGGCCGTGTCGTCCGTCGAACCGTCGTTGACGACGATGAGCTCCAAGTTTTCGTATTCGCATTCCAAAATCGAATCCAAACACGGCCGGAGTACCACGGCCTCGTTGTAGGCCGGAATGATCACGGACACTTTCGGATTGGGTGAACTCGTTGCCGGCTCGACCCGCGGGCGAAGCTGAGAAAGCAGCGCACCCGCTGTGATCATCATGCCCACGACCGCCGAGATCGCGAACGGAATCGCCACAAGTACATAAAGCCACGTCACTGGCTGTCAACCCCCTCGCCGGCCGGCGCGCTCATCGCAGCCTGCGCATCAAGCCAGCGTCCAATCTCGTCCTTATCCAGATCATGTTCGGGCATGCGGCGCAGATTCGGCTGCGCGTTAGCCAACAGTTCGAGTGCGGCCTCGACGATCACTGGCGCTTTCGCCGAGTTCGCGCCAAAGCGCGCGTTGATTTCCAACACAACCGGTGTTCCATCCCGACGACGCCGGATATCGACATCCACCGGACCGCGCAAGTTAAGCGCCCGCGCGGCGTCGATCGCCAACTGCGCGATCCCCGGTTCGTCAACCACTTCCGTGGCCACCGCATTACCGTGATGTCCATAAGCCAGGGCGGTCTTCCGCAGCACGACGCACTCGGTACGCTCGTTTGAGACGAACACGTTCGGCGCGTATTCCTCACCGGGAGCGAACTCTTGAATAATCGAATCCTCCGGGAGTGTAGCCAGCTCGTCGGCTCGCGGATTTTCGTGCACGATCACGCCACGCCCGCCGCGCGAACGGCGCGGCTTAGAAATAACGCGATCCCCGAGCCAGCCGAGCGTCCGAGTATCGAGCGCACCCGGCGTCGTCGACCGTGGAACCGACACCCCTGCGCGATTCAGCGCATGATAGGTCAGCCACTTGTCGTCAGCGATCGCCACCGCGTTCGGCTCCGAAATCAACACCGGCACAAACATTGTTGCTGCCGCGAAAACCGGGAGCTCTTCTTGCACTGTTGGGATGACGGCGTCGATCCCCTCCGTATCAACCAGCTCGTTAATGAACGAAATAAAATTCTTGTGCCGAGCCGGCGGAACGGCCACGATACCCTCGCCACCCGCCATGTCCACTCGAACCACGTCCACGCCGCGGTCGACCAGCTGCGGATACAGTGCGCGGCCAGCCGGACCACCAGCGCCAGTTAACAAGATTTTCATGTTTAAAACGTCCCCTTAAAAGCATCAAAACGAACCGGTTCGAACCCTTCGGCGTGCGTCATCTTCGCCTGGTCGCCCCGGAAATGGGCCATGCCCGTTACGCGTTCCTCCGTCATATACGGCTTACCCGCCTGGTTTTCGTGGATGGCAACCGCCGAGGCCTTCACGCCCACATAGTCATCAATATCCACGAACACCTTCGGCGAAAAATCGAGGGTGACCGACGGCGACTCGAAGCACAGGATCGCCGGATGGCGCCGCCCCGCACGCACCGTTGCCATGTGCACAGCATGGTGGTCTTGATGTTGGTCGTGCTTCGAATGCGTGAAAATAATGTCCGGATTAAACGAGCGAATCTTACGTTCGATCACTTGGATCATCTCGTTCATGTCCGACTCCAGATCCGTGTCGGTGAAATCGTGGACATCCACATGCTTAACCCCGAGGAACTTCGAACCGTTCTTCGCCTCTTCACGGCGGATCGCAGGATCGCCACCCACCTTGCCAGCAGTCATGACGATCGAATGGATCTCATGACCAGAATCAGCCAGCCGCGCGAGCGTGCCACCGACGGCGAGCTCAAGATCGTCCGGGTGAGCACCAATCGCCAGGATGCGCCGCGGCAACGTCGTCTCCGTGCGGCGAATCGAAAACACGAAATACAGAGCGATCACAGCGAGCACGGCAGCCGCCGACCCCGCGATGATCAGCTTCGATACCGTCGGGCTCACATTCCCCATCGCCGCCCACACGTTTGCCGGCGTGAGAAGAATCCCGGCAAACGCTGCCAAAATCTGAGTGGGACGGTAATTAGTCAGCTTCCTGCGCAGCGCGCTTTCCGCCGCCACGCTCACGATGGCCACCGCGGCGAGCAGCGCCGCGAGCCCCCAATGGATGGTCTCCATGATGTCCTTTCCGCGCCGGGTGCTGTTGCCGCGCCTTCCGTCGAGCGGGCGCTTCCCGGCCTCGCTTCCATGATCGGCAACGAAAAGTAAAGAAGACCTCGGGTAAAGATGAGTATTTTTTAATCTCGGGCAGCGGCATCTTCGCGCGCCCGCTTGCGCCGGCCCTCCGCATAGCCAGCACGCCACACGTAGACGGGCGCCGCAACAAGGGATACTCCAGCTATGACCGCCCACCATGGGAACCCTGGAATATCGGGCGAGCGGCCCGCGGCGGCAAGGTCGGCCTCAGGTGTGGGATACACTCGTTCGCCCGTCACCAAAATCCTGTGCGTGTTGACCCCCAGCGGAGTACACGTAATCAGCGATAACAAATCTTTGCCCTGCTCCACCGAAATCGATTCCGTGTCATCAGGTTCGATCACTTGCGTGTCAATGATTCTGTACGTGAGCACTTCGCCAAAAACTTCGACGACGACGTCGTCGCCAATCTCCACCTTGTCTAGGTCATTGAAAAGTGTGGCTTCCGGTAGGCCTCGGTGGGCGGTGAGAACCGAACGCTGTGAGGGGCCACCCACTGGTAGTGCGGTTCCGCGTAGGTGCCCGACCCCCTTGCGTAGCGTGTCATCGGCCGTGCCGTGGTAGATCGGAAGGTCGACGTCGATGGACTCTATTCGCAGGCGAGCCATGATCCCCGACTCGGTGGCCGTGAGCAGTGAGTGGTAGTCGAACGGGCCTTCTTTTTCGACTTGGCCGGTAGCCTTGTGACGATCCGCTTCAACGATCACCCCGCCAACCAGTAGCCGGTTGTATTCGCGTGCGTCCAAAATGTGCTCGTTAGGGACGGGAATATCCCGGTGCGTACTGTTGAGTTCCTCGATGAGCTTCGATTGATTGTGTTGGGAAAACCACGATGCCACGGACGGATAGAGTGCAAGGCTCAGCCCGAGAAGAAAGATGAGCGCGCCGAGGGCGGACAGCGAGGGGAACGCCCACGTGGCCGCCCTGCTCCGGGCTCGATGCTTGGCTGACATTGGGGTCCTTATGATAAGAAGGCGGGCCACCGGGTGTTCCGGGGCCCGCCTTCAATACTAGGTGTTAGCGTTGACGACGCCGAGCGACGTAAACCGTGCCCGCACCCGCGGCAAGTAGGACGAGGCCTACGCCCGTGATGAGAGCGGTGCCCTGAGCACCCGTAAGCGGGAGGTCAGGACCGTCAACCTTGACGTTCTCAAACGTCAGAACGACGTCGGTCGTTGTGCCGGAGAGCGTGACGTCACGGCCAACGTCGTCGAGGATGTAACCGGAGGGAGCAGCCGTCTCCTTCAAGCAGTAATCCTTCGTGTCAGCCTCGGTCTTGCCGACGTAAAGCACCTGGGAGATCTTGCCGTTCATGTCAGTGGTCAGACCATCCGCCACGAGCGCGCCGTTATCGGCACACTTGCCCTCGTAGATCGAGAACACGGCGTCCTTCAACGGAGAGTTGTTGGACTTGTCGACCTTGCTCACCTCGAGCTTGCCCCACACCGTGGTACCGGTACCAGGTTCGCCCGGCTTGGCGTTGAGGTCCATCTTGACTTCGTTGGTGACCTGGCCGGCGATGGTATCGAGCACCTTGGTCTCGAGAACAACTTCGACGTCCGCAGCGTTGCCGGTGCCAACAACCAGAGCGTTGAGCTTGGCTAGGCCGTCAGCGGTCAGCTTGATGGTTGCTCCATCGTTGTAGTCAGCGCCCTTGACCAGCTCGGTTGTACCAACCTTGACGGACTTTACTTGGGTGAACTCGAGCCCGGCAGGGATCGTATCGGTGATAGTGACGTCCGTGTAAGCGAGCGCCGCTGCCGGAACGTTGGCCTTGATCGTCCAGTCGATCAGCGCGCCCGGGGTGAACTTGTCCGGGTCGGCTGCTTCCTTGGTGGGCTTTGTGGGCTCGTCAGCCAGCGTGTTCTTCGGGTATGCGTCAACCGAGTAATCCCACGTGTTGGGCTGAACCGGCATCGGCAGAGTAACGAGGAACGGCACCGATGTTTCCTTAATGAGGTTCGGACCAGGGTTGGTTTCCGTCACCTTGTACATGCCGTGGGCGAGTGTCTGGCTAATGCTGCCGTCCGCTTGGGTTGTCACGGTAACTGGGCTGCCGATGTCACACACGTTGTCGACCGTGGCAGCAGAGATTGCTTCCCAGCCGGCGGGAGTGGCAAGGTCGGGAGCCATACAGGTGCCGCCCACGTCCGTGCCCACCTGCTGGATCGTGAACTCGACGCCCGCGAGCGGAGTACCAAGACCAGTAGGAGCCTGGCCGGTGTATTCGCCAAGGTCCCCCGTGCCGGTACCTTCATGCTTGTGAATGGTGAGAGTAGCTTCCTGCGTTGAATCAGGCGCCTCGAAACCTGTAGCGCCGGCGCCGGTAGCAAGCCCGAGTGAGGCCAGCGTGAGCGCCCCAACGAGGGCTACTGCACGCCCTAACTTCGTTGTTTTCATTATTTTTCCTTCTTTTTCGGGTGTGTTTGTTTGACTGTTAACTGGTTGCTGTGTGGGTCTGATCAGGCGTTCTCCTCACTCATCTTGCGCCGGATGGAGTGAGTTCCTGCCGCAGCAAGACCAGCTACCATGACGACGAGTCCGACATACATGTAGGTGTCACGACTAATCCCACCTGTCAGTGGAATATTCGGCCCGACCACCTTGACGTTGACGACGGGATCGAGCACGACGTTCAAGCCGTCGGTGTTGTCGACGTCGCCAACCCGGAACGTGATAGGTGTTTCATCGAGCATGTGCCCGGCAGGTGCCAGGGTTTCGACGAGCGTGTACTCGCCCCACGCAAGATTGTTTACGGTGAATTGCCCGTTGTTACCGACGTCTTGAACAGCTTGCCCCTGGGTCGGCAGTCCGGGACCTTTCAGGACCCATTCGGAGCCGCCCAAGCCGGCTCCCGCGTCGTCGACCTTGGTCCACGCCACGCTTCCGGCGTTCTTGTTAATGGTGTTCGTGACGACGACGTTCGCGGCCTGGTCTTTCGTGATCGTCACCGGCGCGCCGATCTGCTGGCTTGAGCTGTAGTATTCGCCGTCGACGCCGGTAAGCGCATTTTCAGTGACAGAGCACGTGTAGTTCACCGGCACATCAACGTGTTCGACGCCGGTGGTTTGCCCACTCGGTGTCAGCAGGGCTTGGCCTGCACCTTGCTTCTGCCACGTGCCCGTGATGTCTGGCTTCGTGGCGTGCTCACAGGTGTAGGTGCCCGAATATGTCAGTTCCGCAGCCTTCTCGGTGGCATCGCCGTCGAGAGCTTTCTCGATCGTCAGCGTTCCGGTAGCGGGACGGTTGTGGATGACGATCGTATGCTCCACACCTTCCGTGACCGTGAACGTTGCAAGATCCTTGCCGTCGTTGCCGGTGGGCACGCCATTAACCTCGTAGGTGGTGGAATAGTCCGGGTGGTCTTCTTCCTCGACCGTGTAGTTGCCCTGCACTTTGAGGTCGGTGATCACACGCCCGTCGGCATCTGACGCATTGAGAATAACTTCACGAGCATACGGCTGGACACTGTCAAGACCTGGCCCAGTCACGTTGACTTTGAAGTCCATGTCTGTGTTCACGACCGCTCCGGCGTCGTCGTACAGCACTTTCTTCACGACGTACAGGGTCGGCTTCACCGTTGGAACAGGGAACGGAACGCTCTGCGGCTGCCAGTCAGCGTCCGTGTAAGTAATCTTGGCTTCGCCGTTCGTCGGGTAATTTCCGGACGCATCCGGCGTGGCGGCCAAAATCTTATCGTTGATGCTGATGCGGTATTTCAATTCCGCATACTTCACGTCCGATCCAGGTACGATCGGCCTGGTCAGCGAACCGGGCTTCCAGTTGATCGTATTGTTCTCGTAGGTCGGCGCTGGGTTCGCGGGTGTGGCAGAGATTTTTTGGACGTCAGCGATCGGGATTTCGAAGCCCTGACCCATCGGGTCAACTGCTTGAGCGTCTCTCACAGCGGCGTCGATGTAGCCCGCAATCGCCTGATAGACGGGCGTTAACTGATTGACATCTTGCACGTCCGTGAAGCTATCCGGAGACGCCATGGACTGCATGATGCTATTACCCGTGGTGCTCATCTGAAGCCCGACTGTCCAGAGCCGAGTACCTTCGTTCTTCGTGAAACCAGCTTCAGCGATCGCCGAATTTCCGTGGTTGTAGTACCGCTTCCTCCATGCGCGTTGGCGGTTATATTGCGTATGGAGGTCAGTGCCATCTCCCACTGCTACGTTATACCTGTACGCCGATTCCGGCGCGTTCGCAGTAGTTTCCCAATGCCTACCGTTGTAGGGCTGAAGATAATTACCTGGATTGTTTAATGCGTACGAGTATGTTGGCACGCCATCAGAGAGCAACACGATATGCTTGTAGTCCGCCGTCGACGACTCGAGCATGTTGCGAGCCTGCCGCACTCCCGCCTGCGTAAACGTGCCTCCATCAGCTCGCAGACCGTTGATGGCGCTCCGCAGCGCTGTTGGATCATTTGTCAGGCCGCTGTGTACGGTCACGTTAGTTTCGTAGGATACGACCGCGATACGAGTGTTGTCCGAGGGCAAGAGCGTATCAACAAAGGCCTTAGCAGCATCTTTCGCAGCATCCATCCGGCCGTAATACCTCATGGATCCAGAAGTGTCGATCACAAGTACGATGTCGGAGGTCCGCTTCTTATCTTTGCCCTCTACGCGCAGCGTCACGTCCCACATGTTGACCATGCCGGGAACCGGCTCGGCCTTCTTGAAAACTTTGACTTCGCCCGGTTGGGTGGGATGCGCGTAAGCGGAGCGAAAGGCTCGCGGTGCGAACATGAGGCGGGCAGACGATTCGAGTGGTGGAGCTTCGACGTCTACCAGCCCGGTGTACGGCTCGTCATATCCTTCTGGTAAGCCATCGGGATTGTGCGACTCGTCGTCGGAACTTTCATTTCTTGGCTCTGCGGTGGGATTGTGATCGTCGCTCGGCGCTGATGCTGCGCTCGTTGATTGCCCTACGTTCGGGGCTTGATCCTTAGTCGGGGCCGGATCCTCAGCTAACGAGCCCCCCCGGAAGCGGATGTTCCGGGCGCGGAGTTCTCTAGTTGATCGGGAGCGCTGGACTCGGGCGTGTGATCGGCGTCGGCGTCGTCTGCAGGTGAGGCTTGAGATTGTTCTAACGGGGGAAGCGGATCGGGTTCGCCAGCGTCGCTAGCCTGTTCGACGTCGGACACCTGCGTTCCGAAAGCGCTCTCGTTATCGAAGCCAAGCCATGACA from Trueperella bialowiezensis encodes the following:
- a CDS encoding Bax inhibitor-1/YccA family protein → MSNPIISNNPYFKTGQQRPNQAPQQYTGQPYGEQPYGGQPYGGQQYGGQPYGGQPYGGDPYAGQQHGGQQFGGQQFGGQPYGAQAFSAPVERMTYQDALNKIAILLGLTVISGVATAVLLPPTLWTPVAVGATVVAFVVGLILAFQRMVKPGLAIAYAVMEGVALGGITAAFELIFPGIAFQTILATAIIVGVTVALHYSGAVRTSSKGRKIVLAVMLGYLVFSLVNILLMVLGVFDNQAWGARGYEIAGIPLGVVLGAVMILVAAYVLIADFEDINTAIVNGAPKEFAWTTGIAIVMTILWIYVEVLRILAIFASND
- a CDS encoding ABC transporter ATP-binding protein; this translates as MITVENLTKDYGKTRAVDNLSFSLRPGAVTGFLGPNGSGKSTTMRCIVGLDRPTSGRVLIRGVEYGKLRSPLTMVGALLDGKAFHPGRTARQHLQIVAATHGFPKGRVDEVIAMTGLASVAKKKIGGFSLGMGQRLGIATALLGDPQVLIFDEPVNGLDPDGVRWVRHMMRELAREGRTVLVSSHLMSEMSQTADDLIIIGRGRFIDAGPITRFTESDRGVRVRVQGPDMAALHAALTEANWQVTNLPASNSFPTGAFEVPGAQREQIGNLLYTKGLEVHELTEIHSSLEDVFMELTSGAVEFNAGGPAQFGPHNGPTNFGPHN
- a CDS encoding ATP-grasp domain-containing protein — encoded protein: MKILLTGAGGPAGRALYPQLVDRGVDVVRVDMAGGEGIVAVPPARHKNFISFINELVDTEGIDAVIPTVQEELPVFAAATMFVPVLISEPNAVAIADDKWLTYHALNRAGVSVPRSTTPGALDTRTLGWLGDRVISKPRRSRGGRGVIVHENPRADELATLPEDSIIQEFAPGEEYAPNVFVSNERTECVVLRKTALAYGHHGNAVATEVVDEPGIAQLAIDAARALNLRGPVDVDIRRRRDGTPVVLEINARFGANSAKAPVIVEAALELLANAQPNLRRMPEHDLDKDEIGRWLDAQAAMSAPAGEGVDSQ
- a CDS encoding VWA domain-containing protein gives rise to the protein MFAPRAFRSAYAHPTQPGEVKVFKKAEPVPGMVNMWDVTLRVEGKDKKRTSDIVLVIDTSGSMRYYGRMDAAKDAAKAFVDTLLPSDNTRIAVVSYETNVTVHSGLTNDPTALRSAINGLRADGGTFTQAGVRQARNMLESSTADYKHIVLLSDGVPTYSYALNNPGNYLQPYNGRHWETTANAPESAYRYNVAVGDGTDLHTQYNRQRAWRKRYYNHGNSAIAEAGFTKNEGTRLWTVGLQMSTTGNSIMQSMASPDSFTDVQDVNQLTPVYQAIAGYIDAAVRDAQAVDPMGQGFEIPIADVQKISATPANPAPTYENNTINWKPGSLTRPIVPGSDVKYAELKYRISINDKILAATPDASGNYPTNGEAKITYTDADWQPQSVPFPVPTVKPTLYVVKKVLYDDAGAVVNTDMDFKVNVTGPGLDSVQPYAREVILNASDADGRVITDLKVQGNYTVEEEDHPDYSTTYEVNGVPTGNDGKDLATFTVTEGVEHTIVIHNRPATGTLTIEKALDGDATEKAAELTYSGTYTCEHATKPDITGTWQKQGAGQALLTPSGQTTGVEHVDVPVNYTCSVTENALTGVDGEYYSSSQQIGAPVTITKDQAANVVVTNTINKNAGSVAWTKVDDAGAGLGGSEWVLKGPGLPTQGQAVQDVGNNGQFTVNNLAWGEYTLVETLAPAGHMLDETPITFRVGDVDNTDGLNVVLDPVVNVKVVGPNIPLTGGISRDTYMYVGLVVMVAGLAAAGTHSIRRKMSEENA
- a CDS encoding PIG-L deacetylase family protein → METIHWGLAALLAAVAIVSVAAESALRRKLTNYRPTQILAAFAGILLTPANVWAAMGNVSPTVSKLIIAGSAAAVLAVIALYFVFSIRRTETTLPRRILAIGAHPDDLELAVGGTLARLADSGHEIHSIVMTAGKVGGDPAIRREEAKNGSKFLGVKHVDVHDFTDTDLESDMNEMIQVIERKIRSFNPDIIFTHSKHDQHQDHHAVHMATVRAGRRHPAILCFESPSVTLDFSPKVFVDIDDYVGVKASAVAIHENQAGKPYMTEERVTGMAHFRGDQAKMTHAEGFEPVRFDAFKGTF
- a CDS encoding class C sortase, with amino-acid sequence MSAKHRARSRAATWAFPSLSALGALIFLLGLSLALYPSVASWFSQHNQSKLIEELNSTHRDIPVPNEHILDAREYNRLLVGGVIVEADRHKATGQVEKEGPFDYHSLLTATESGIMARLRIESIDVDLPIYHGTADDTLRKGVGHLRGTALPVGGPSQRSVLTAHRGLPEATLFNDLDKVEIGDDVVVEVFGEVLTYRIIDTQVIEPDDTESISVEQGKDLLSLITCTPLGVNTHRILVTGERVYPTPEADLAAAGRSPDIPGFPWWAVIAGVSLVAAPVYVWRAGYAEGRRKRAREDAAARD
- a CDS encoding glycosyltransferase, whose translation is MTWLYVLVAIPFAISAVVGMMITAGALLSQLRPRVEPATSSPNPKVSVIIPAYNEAVVLRPCLDSILECEYENLELIVVNDGSTDDTAEILAGYENRAIIINKPNGGKGSALNEGIRHATGEILVFVDADGVFTKHTIPNMLAGFRHKNVGAVCGNDQPINTHNVLTKILALMTHTGTGLARRGLALLGMLPIVAGNSGAFRASVIRQIGGLREDTLGEDLELTWRVQEAGYEVEFAPDAVVLAEVPDNLRSLWKQRVRWTRGLIQTTRLHWREFFRPSASMFHLYLPINLLLQLVQPILQLLALIGLPILVAVGIADFGDWTATLPSLWVVAGVSVTLVNIVIALILDRAWDRFAFLWVIPLLLPFSIFLSCVALAGLIAEIRGVESKWNKFERTGVRTVTA
- a CDS encoding SpaH/EbpB family LPXTG-anchored major pilin — protein: MKTTKLGRAVALVGALTLASLGLATGAGATGFEAPDSTQEATLTIHKHEGTGTGDLGEYTGQAPTGLGTPLAGVEFTIQQVGTDVGGTCMAPDLATPAGWEAISAATVDNVCDIGSPVTVTTQADGSISQTLAHGMYKVTETNPGPNLIKETSVPFLVTLPMPVQPNTWDYSVDAYPKNTLADEPTKPTKEAADPDKFTPGALIDWTIKANVPAAALAYTDVTITDTIPAGLEFTQVKSVKVGTTELVKGADYNDGATIKLTADGLAKLNALVVGTGNAADVEVVLETKVLDTIAGQVTNEVKMDLNAKPGEPGTGTTVWGKLEVSKVDKSNNSPLKDAVFSIYEGKCADNGALVADGLTTDMNGKISQVLYVGKTEADTKDYCLKETAAPSGYILDDVGRDVTLSGTTTDVVLTFENVKVDGPDLPLTGAQGTALITGVGLVLLAAGAGTVYVARRRQR